In one window of Nitrospinota bacterium DNA:
- the fliG gene encoding flagellar motor switch protein FliG — protein sequence MARGKTGGVTVLSGPEKVAVLMISMGETIASKVLAKMNEKEIQAVGNYMSFMENVSNEQIDAVAREFFESLEGGEGGMLSGGREYLKKMLEKTMDAGKVAEILSKIAAPGQTEELGGGLEAIRHLDPKTVATFLRNEYPQTAAIVLAHLDAVQAGEILKNLPDRFRAEIVFRIATLERVNPTVVADLDRALASEFQSAGAMEGSRLGGVEAVAEIVNNLDHNMEVGILTEIESFNPELAENIRQLMFVFEDLLSVDDKGMQVILKEVGRDDLILGLKTASEPLKEKILHNMSKRAGEMLKEDLAAMGPVKLSDVEKAQQNIIRIVKKLEEDGKVVLASGGEELV from the coding sequence ATGGCACGCGGAAAAACGGGCGGCGTAACGGTGTTAAGCGGCCCTGAAAAGGTAGCCGTTTTGATGATCTCGATGGGGGAAACCATCGCCTCCAAAGTCCTTGCCAAAATGAACGAGAAAGAGATACAGGCGGTGGGCAACTACATGTCCTTCATGGAGAACGTCAGCAACGAGCAGATTGACGCCGTGGCGCGCGAGTTTTTCGAATCGCTGGAAGGGGGCGAAGGGGGGATGCTCTCCGGCGGCCGCGAGTACCTGAAGAAAATGCTGGAAAAAACGATGGACGCGGGGAAGGTCGCTGAAATTCTTTCCAAAATCGCCGCGCCCGGCCAAACCGAAGAGTTGGGGGGCGGTCTTGAAGCGATCCGCCATCTTGACCCGAAAACCGTGGCAACCTTTCTGCGCAACGAATATCCCCAAACCGCCGCCATTGTGCTGGCCCACCTGGATGCCGTACAGGCGGGGGAAATACTCAAAAACCTGCCGGACCGCTTCCGCGCGGAGATTGTTTTCCGCATTGCCACCCTTGAACGGGTGAATCCCACCGTGGTCGCCGATCTGGACCGCGCGCTGGCTTCCGAATTTCAGAGCGCCGGCGCGATGGAAGGGAGCCGCTTGGGGGGCGTCGAGGCCGTGGCCGAAATCGTCAATAATCTCGACCACAACATGGAGGTCGGGATTTTAACGGAAATCGAATCGTTCAACCCGGAACTGGCCGAGAACATCCGCCAGCTCATGTTTGTGTTTGAAGACCTCCTGTCGGTGGACGACAAGGGGATGCAGGTTATTCTCAAGGAGGTTGGGCGCGACGATCTTATCCTCGGGCTCAAGACGGCGTCGGAACCGCTCAAGGAGAAGATACTGCACAACATGTCGAAACGCGCCGGCGAAATGTTGAAGGAAGACCTCGCGGCGATGGGGCCGGTGAAGCTTTCCGATGTGGAAAAGGCCCAACAGAACATCATCCGCATCGTGAAGAAACTGGAAGAAGACGGCAAGGTGGTGCTGGCAAGCGGAGGCGAAGAACTTGTCTGA
- the fliF gene encoding flagellar M-ring protein FliF, with product MIDQLKNAFGQLGAMFNGLPMGKRVALVAFGILLAAGILVTSYLSSGVDYGLLYANLSQEDALAVTEKLKTRKIMYKLENGGTAISVPGKDIYQLRLELAGEGIPSGGGVGFELFDKTTFGMTEFVQKLNYRRALQGELQRTINSIAAVQSSRVHISIPNKSIFEEDKQKPTASVVLKLRGNGKLNKSQVEGMAHLISASIEGLNPADVTIVDSHGAILSIPDEDGDEMTKLSNRQMDMRRNYETDIEKRVRTMLEHVVGNGKAIIRVTAAIDFKQEQRTEELYDPESQVARSEHRTEEKSTGPAMPMGVAGVTSNLPETGEAGQITGKPAESSKTQETVNYEINKVVKTVVEPAMQVKKLSVAVMVDGKYKETKAADGKTTREFQPLVNEEKERIAGLVRTAIGFEGNRQDIVTVESMQFEETALMAEAERLDAESRQELMMTGVKYAGYAIAGVILFIFLLRPITRWLTSSSKEVEDLRTFPQTVSQMEQELNNLMSPKDEKIDYRKRVTDLISNNPEQAAELLRSWLKRAKPS from the coding sequence ATGATTGACCAGTTAAAAAACGCGTTCGGGCAGTTGGGCGCGATGTTCAATGGACTGCCGATGGGGAAGAGGGTTGCCCTCGTGGCGTTCGGCATCCTGCTGGCCGCCGGCATATTGGTCACCAGCTACCTTTCCAGCGGGGTGGATTACGGCCTGCTGTACGCCAATCTTTCGCAGGAAGACGCGCTCGCCGTCACCGAAAAACTGAAGACCCGCAAGATCATGTACAAACTGGAAAACGGCGGCACGGCCATCAGCGTGCCGGGGAAAGACATCTATCAGCTCCGGCTTGAACTGGCCGGCGAAGGCATCCCCTCGGGGGGCGGCGTCGGGTTTGAGCTGTTCGACAAGACCACGTTCGGCATGACCGAGTTCGTGCAGAAGCTCAATTACCGCCGCGCCCTGCAGGGGGAACTCCAGCGGACCATCAATTCCATCGCGGCGGTGCAGAGTTCCCGCGTACACATCTCCATCCCCAACAAGTCTATTTTTGAAGAGGACAAGCAGAAGCCGACCGCTTCGGTGGTGCTGAAGCTGCGCGGGAACGGGAAACTGAACAAATCGCAGGTGGAGGGAATGGCCCACCTGATCTCAGCTTCCATTGAGGGGCTTAATCCCGCCGACGTTACCATCGTGGACAGCCACGGCGCCATCCTGAGCATTCCGGATGAAGACGGGGACGAAATGACCAAGCTCTCCAACCGGCAGATGGATATGCGCCGCAACTACGAGACCGATATCGAAAAACGGGTGCGGACCATGCTGGAGCATGTGGTGGGCAATGGCAAGGCGATCATCCGCGTAACCGCCGCTATCGACTTCAAGCAGGAGCAGCGCACCGAAGAGCTGTACGATCCCGAAAGCCAGGTGGCCCGCAGCGAGCACCGGACCGAGGAAAAGAGCACCGGCCCCGCGATGCCCATGGGAGTGGCCGGCGTGACGAGCAACCTCCCCGAAACCGGTGAAGCGGGCCAGATAACCGGCAAACCGGCCGAATCGAGCAAGACGCAGGAAACCGTCAACTACGAGATCAACAAGGTGGTGAAGACGGTGGTGGAGCCGGCCATGCAGGTGAAGAAACTCTCCGTGGCGGTCATGGTGGACGGCAAATACAAGGAAACCAAAGCCGCCGACGGCAAGACCACCCGCGAGTTTCAGCCGCTGGTCAACGAGGAGAAAGAGCGCATCGCCGGCCTGGTACGCACCGCCATCGGCTTTGAGGGAAACCGGCAGGACATTGTGACGGTGGAAAGCATGCAGTTCGAGGAAACCGCGCTGATGGCCGAGGCCGAACGGCTCGATGCCGAATCGCGGCAAGAGTTAATGATGACCGGCGTCAAGTACGCCGGATACGCCATCGCCGGCGTAATCCTCTTCATATTCCTCCTGCGGCCGATCACGCGGTGGCTGACCTCTTCCAGCAAGGAAGTGGAAGACCTGCGCACTTTCCCGCAGACGGTGTCGCAGATGGAGCAGGAACTTAACAACCTGATGAGCCCGAAGGATGAAAAAATCGATTACCGCAAGCGGGTGACCGATCTCATCTCCAATAATCCGGAGCAGGCTGCCGAGCTGCTCCGCAGTTGGCTTAAACGGGCCAAACCATCGTAA
- the flgC gene encoding flagellar basal body rod protein FlgC: protein MDLMSAMKVGAAGLSAQRTRMNVVSSNLANVNTTRTPEGGPYRRKEVILAATPVEHGFGKALAESVSQPTVVAIQDDKGEFQKVYDPSHPDADAGGYVSMPNVNVMKEMVDMLSATRAYEANAAVINTVKTMAQKAIDIGNR, encoded by the coding sequence ATGGATTTGATGTCGGCAATGAAAGTGGGGGCGGCGGGGCTGAGCGCGCAACGCACACGGATGAACGTGGTGAGCAGCAACCTCGCCAACGTGAACACCACCCGCACGCCGGAAGGGGGGCCCTACCGCCGCAAGGAAGTGATTCTGGCCGCCACGCCGGTTGAACACGGGTTCGGGAAGGCGCTGGCGGAATCGGTTTCGCAGCCGACCGTGGTCGCCATACAGGACGACAAGGGGGAGTTTCAGAAGGTGTACGATCCCAGCCACCCGGATGCGGACGCGGGCGGGTATGTGAGCATGCCCAACGTGAACGTAATGAAGGAAATGGTGGATATGCTTTCCGCCACGCGCGCTTACGAGGCGAACGCGGCGGTGATTAACACGGTGAAAACGATGGCGCAGAAGGCTATTGATATAGGGAACCGCTAA
- the flgB gene encoding flagellar basal body rod protein FlgB: protein MKIFGLTTNGLELAGRSLDFVSASAARAAANIANSATPGYKAQQVSFEGAMAEALKTPATGGMAKTHPGHLPVTDIQRVMPAMTEGDSSARLDGNTVDLDQEVTRVAEMNLSYSAYTTIANKQLGLLKSAISLSAQ from the coding sequence ATGAAGATTTTTGGTTTGACGACAAACGGGCTGGAACTGGCGGGCCGCTCGCTCGACTTTGTGTCCGCCTCGGCGGCGCGGGCGGCGGCGAACATCGCCAATAGCGCCACCCCCGGCTACAAAGCCCAACAGGTAAGTTTTGAAGGGGCGATGGCCGAAGCGCTCAAAACCCCGGCCACGGGGGGAATGGCGAAGACACATCCCGGCCACCTGCCGGTAACCGATATTCAGAGAGTAATGCCAGCGATGACGGAAGGTGATTCCTCCGCGCGGCTGGATGGCAACACGGTGGATTTGGATCAGGAAGTGACCCGGGTGGCGGAAATGAATCTCAGCTACTCCGCCTATACCACAATCGCCAACAAGCAATTGGGTCTTTTAAAAAGCGCGATTTCGCTTTCCGCGCAGTAA